CCTGTATTGTTGGGCGACGGACTACGTATTCCTATTTTGGTGTGCGTAAATCCTACCTGAACATTGAAATTCCAACTTTGTTGCAGGCCCCCCGCCGACATGCGGACCGAGTGGAGGATTGGGCAGCGAGCATCTTGCATTACTGAATGTAAGACGCGTTAGTAGCCCCAAACAGATCACACGGACAACGCGACCTTTCATCGGGTCAGGTGGGTTAGGGAACCGCAACGAGAAAGGTAACGGTCACCTCCATGACCATGACAGATCCAATCGCGGACATGCTGTCTCGCGTGCGCAACGCAAACAATGCGCAGCACGACACCGTGTCCATGCCTTCTTCCAAGCTCAAGGTGAACATCGCTGAGATCTTGAAGCAAGAAGGTTACATCGCTGACTACAAGGTCGAGGACGAAAAGGTCGGCAAGACCCTGTCCCTCGATCTGAAGTACGGTCCAAGCCGCAAGGCATCTATTGCTGGTCTTCGCCGTGTTTCCAAGCCAGGTCTGCGCGTGTATGCAAAGTCCAACGACCTGCCACAGGTTATCGGCGGCCTTGGCGTGGCTATCATCTCCACGTCCCAAGGCCTCCTGACCGACCGCCAGGCCCGCGAGAAAGGCGTAGGCGGGGAAGTCCTCGCTTACGTCTGGTAATAGGGAAGGTTGAACAAGTATGTCACGTGTAGGTAAGGCACCTATTGCACTCCCAAAGGGTGTAGAAGCAAAGGTCGACGGCCAAAACGTTGAGGTCAAGGGCCCTAAGGGTACCCTCAACTGGACCGTTCCAGAGCCAATTACTGTTGCTATTGAAGGAACCGAGATCGTGGTGTCCCGCCCGGACGACCACCGTCAGAACCGTTCCCTTCACGGCCTGTCTCGCTCGCTGGTCAACAACCTTGTTGTTGGCGTCACCGAGGGTTACACCATCAAGATGGAAATCTTCGGCGTTGGTTACCGTGTGCAGCAGAAGGGCAAGGACCTTGAGTTCGCCCTCGGTTACTCGCACCCAATCCTCATCGAGGCGCCAGAAGGCATCAAGTTTGCTGTTGACGGCAACACCAAGCTCTCGATCGAGGGCATTGATAAGCAGCTGGTAGGCCAGATCGCTGCGAACATCCGTCGTCTACGTAAGGATGACCCATACAAGGGTAAGGGCATCCGTTACGAGGGCGAGCAGGTTCGTCGCAAGGTCGGAAAGACGGGTAAGTAAGCAATGAGCAACACTGCAGAGAACACCAAGCGCACCCCGGTTGGCAAGGACATCTCGTCCCGCCGCCGCGAAGCTCGCGCTCGTCGTCACTTCCGCATCCGCAAGTCCCTGCGCGGCACCCCAGAGGCACCACGCCTCGTTGTGCACCGCAGCTCCCGCCACATGCACGTTCAGGTCATCGACGACCTGGCAGGTCACACCCTGGCTTCTGCATCTTCCATGGAAGCAGACGTTCGTTCCATCGAGGGCGACAAGAAGGCTAAGGCAGAGAAGGTCGGCCAGCTTATCGCTGAGCGTGCAAAGGCAGCAGGCATCGAAGAAGTTGTCTTCGACCGCGCTGGCTACAAGTACCACGGCCGCGTCGCTGCACTTGCAGACGCTGCACGTGAAGGTGGCCTGAAGTTCTAATGACCACCATGAACATGAACATCAACGGAAGGATTGCGTAATGCCGGGACGTGAACGGCGTGACGGCGGACGATCCGCCGACGACCAGAACAAGAACAACCGCAACGAGCGTAACGAGCGCGGTGGCCGTGGCCGTGGCCGCGACGACCGTCGTCAGAACGATGATCGCGACAAGTACATCGAGCGCGTAGTAACCATCAACCGTGTTGCCAAGACCGTTAAGGGTGGCCGCAACATGTCCTTCACCGCACTGGTAATCGTCGGTGACGGCCAGGGCATGGTTGGCGTTGGCTACGGCAAGGCTAAGGAAGTTCCAGCTGCTATCCAGAAGGGTTCTGAAGAGGCTCGCAAGAACTTCTTCCGCGTCCCAATGGTCGGCGGCACCATTCCTCACCCAGTTCAGGGCGAGGCTGCGGCAGGCATCGTTATGCTTCGCCCAGCTGCTCCTGGTACCGGTGTGATTGCAGGCGGCGCAGCACGTCCAGTGCTTGAGTGCGCAGGCATCCAGGACATTCTTGCGAAGTCCCTGGGCTCCGACAACGCTCTCAACGTGGTCAAGGCCACCGTTGCAGGCCTGAAGGAACTGTCTCGACCTGAGGAAGTTGCTGCTAAGCGCGGCAAGACCCTCGAAGAGGTCGCTCCAGCTCGTATGCTTCGCGCACGCGCAGGACAGGAGGCGTAAACAATGGCTCTGAAGATTACGTTGAAGCATGGCCTGATCGGCACTAAGCCGGTACACCGTGTCAACCTCGAGGCGCTCGGTCTGCGTAAGATCGGCCAGTCTGTTGTCAAGAGGGACAACGACGCGACTCGTGGCCAGATTCTCAAGGTGCGCCACCTGGTCACCGTTGAAGAAGTTGCAGGGGAGTAGATAAATCATGAGCGAAGTAATTAAGCTCCACGATCTGCGCCCAGCAAAGGGCGCTAACAAGCCAAAGCACCGCGTTGGTCGCGGTGAAGCAGGCAAGGGTGGCAAGACTGCTGGTCGCGGTACCAAGGGTACTAAGGCGCGCAAGCAGGTTCCACACGCATTCGAGGGTGGCCAGATGCCACTTCACATGCGTCTGCCAAAGCTCAAGGGCTTCAAGGCTCGCAACAAGGTTGTCTACCAGGTAGTCAACGTTTCCGACCTGGAGAAGGCATTCCCACAGGGCGGCGACGTAGCTATCGCTGACATCGTTGCAGCTGGCCTGGTTCGCGCGAAGCAGCCAGTGAAGGTTTTGGGTAACGGCGACTTGGGCGTCAAGCTCAACGTCACCGCAACCAAGTTCTCCAAGTCCGCAGTCGAAAAGATTGAGGCTGCAGGAGGCTCCGTCACCGAGGCGTAATTTCGCTTCACGACGATTCAACCGCCCCGGATCCTAGCGATCCGGGGCGGTTTCTTTTTCGTCCCATTCAACTGTCTAATTGAATGTTGGAATGTTAAGGTAGTGCTATTGCTACACCACGATTGGAGAACAATGCATAGTCCAGCCCGCGCACTCGGTGCCATCACCATTGCCTTGACACTGGCCTTGGCGGGTTGCAGCGTTCAAAGCCTGAAGCCGACCGCAGTCGAGCGCGCAGCCGACGAATTGGTTCTTGCGCTCGGCGAGTTCGACGAATCCGAATTCGATCCAGCCAAAGGGTGGGGCACTCACCAGGAACACAAGGTATTGCATTCGTCGTTACTTACTTGGAATAACGACATGGAATTGGTCGGAGATCTCGCCGATTCTTATGAGGCCGACGGAACTACATGGACTTTCCAACTCAATCCCGACTTTGCCTTCTCTGACGGCGAACCCGTTACAGCAGACGATGTCGTCTTCACATTCCAGATGCTTCTCGACGACGGCACGAATTTCGATGTCTCCACCGTGAAAGAGGTACGAGCGGAGGGCGAACACACGGTCGTGTTTGAACTCCACGAGGTAGATTCGCTATTCGGTCCACTAACAACTTTGATCGGCATCGTCCCAGAACACGCCTATGACCAAAACTACTCCGATAACCCGATCGGTTCCGGCCCGTACATGATCGTCGATAAGCAGGTAGGCGAACAGGTCATCATGGAAACCAACCCGCACTATCCGAAGAATTTGCACTACAAGAAGCTCACGTTCCTGCTAGCTGACGAGGAATCGGCAATTGCTGCCGCGCGCGCAGGCGAGGTGGACGTGCTCAAGGTATCGCACAACAACGCGGATCAGAACATCAGCGGCATGGAACTTGATGTGCGGTCATCCGTAGACACCATGGCCATTACGCTGCCGACACAGAAGGCGGGGGGGTCTGGCAAAACTGTCGGCAAGGATGTTGAGGTAGGCAATGACGTTACCTCCGATCCCGCGATTAGAAAGGCAATCACAATCGGCCTTGATCGAGAAGGCCTAGCCGAGCTAGTTCTAAACGGCTACGGCAAGCCAGCATGGTCTGTTGCAGACGAGCTTCCCTGGGAAGCAAGTGGCATGTCTTTTGACGATGGCCAGGTGGAACAAGCTCTCCAGATCCTCGAAGATGCGGGCTGGACTGATTCGAACGGCGACGGCACCGTGGACAAAGACGGCCTTGAAGCGGTGATCCCGCTGATGATCCCGTCGAACGACCTCACCCGCATTGATCTTGGCGAGTCGATTGCAGTGCAAGCAGAGGAATTCGGAATCAAATTTGTACCAGAGCATGTGACCTGGGACGACATCTACGCGGAAGGCAAGACGAAGGCAATCATTTTCGCGTTGGGTTCTCTTTCACCGAAGGAACTGTGGGATGCCTATTCCTCCCAAGCACTTGATACCGGCTACAACAACATGCCGAACTACTCTAATCCAGAGGTAGACAAGCAACTTGAGTCCGCGCGCGGCTCCGAGGACTTCGAGGAGTCCCTAGCGAAGTGGGAGGCGGCGCAGGAAGCTGGTGCAAATGCGACCCCGGACGGCGATGCGTCCATGGCGTGGTTGCTGCGATGCGACCATCTCTTCTTTGTAGGCGACAATGTTGATCTTGGCGAGGAACTCATCCACGGCCACGGCCACGGGCTGCAAATCTTCCGCAACGTTGAGGAGTGGAGCTGAAAGCCGTAGCTAGTGCCCTCGCCCGACTTGCGGGCTTGCTGCTGAGCGTGTCATTCGTGGCGTTTTTGCTTGTCGAGTTTTCGCCCCTAGACCCCATCGCTCAGTACATCAATGACATGCAGGGCATTAGCGACGAACAAATTGCCCAGATTTCCCAACTGTGGGGACAAGACCAGCCCTGGTGGCAGCGCTACTTCAACTGGTTGGGCGGGGTGCTAACAGGTGATTTTGGAACCAGCTACATTTACCGTCGCGAAGTTGTAAGCATCTTAAGCTACGCGGTAGTCAACTCCCTGCTGCTCATGGCCTTGGCATGGACTTTATCAGCCGTTATCGGCTACGGTCTCGGCGTTGTTGCTGGTGCGTCCAAAGGCAGCCTGCTAGACCGCATCATTGTGGTATTTACATACGTTCTCACTTCGACGCCGACGTTTGTCGTGGGATTGGTGCTCATCACGATCTTTGCTGTGTACCTTGGCTGGGTTCCGGTAGGCATGTCGCAACCAGTGGGCGTGACCAGTGGCGATGTCACTTTTGCAGACAGGCTCGCGCACGCAATCCTCCCGGCGCTCACAGTGGCTCTCGTGGGAATCGCAACGGTCACGTTGCACACGCGCCAGGCGATGATTAGCTTCATGGAATCAGACGTGGCTCGCTTCGCGCGCTCCCGAGGTATGACCACCTGGCAGATCGTGAGAAAGCAGGGCTTCCGCAACACAATCCTTCCGGCGGTGATGCTGCAATTCACGTCGCTTTCCACATTGGTCGGCGGTTCAGTTCTCGCGGAGTCAGTATTTTCCTACCACGGTCTTGGGTCCACCGTGACGCAAGCCGGTTTGCGCAGCGATGTCCCCCTTCTCCTCGGCGCAATCGTGGTGATTTCGTCCGTTGTATTCATCGGCAACACGATTGCAGACATCCTTGCGGACGTGCTGGAACCGCGCATCGCGAGGAGCCGAGAAGTCCACGGGGAGGCGGCAAACCATGCAGCGTAGAACAATGCAGCCGCGCCGAACCTTGAATAATCGGCTTGCCTTTGTCGTATTTGCCACTCTGGCAGTCCTCTGGGTGCTGTTCATCTTTGCTGCGGCGTCGTGGTATCCCGAGTCCAGCGTTCGCCCGACACCCGGGCAAAAGAACGAGCTGCCCAGCTTGGTGTTTCCGTTGGGAACAGACTGGCTTGGACGCGACATGATGGCACGCACATTCAAAGGCCTGAATCTTAGTCTGCGCGTTGCCGCGGTAACCGCCCTGCTGTCCGTCGCGGTATCCCTCGCCCTAGGCGTGATCGCAGCCAGCGGCCCACGGTGGGCAGATCGGCTAGTTCGCTGGTTTACAGATATGAACCTTGGCGTCCCCCACATTGTGGCCTCGTTATTGATTTCATTTGCCGTTGGAGGCGGAGCGCTTGGAATTGTCCTCGGAGTCGGGCTGACGCAGTGGGCTCCACTCGCGCGACTGATTCGTGCAGAAATCCTCAAGATCCGCGTCGAGCCCTACGTGCTCATGTCCCGAGCACAGGGGCGATCCACTGGGTGGATCGTCGGCAAGCATCTTCTCCCCGCAATCTGGGCGCATGTCATCGTGGGATTTGTCTATCTGGTTCCGCACTCGGTCTTGCACGAGTCGGGACTAACGTTCCTCGGTTTCGGGTTTGATCCGAATGTCCCGTCACTGGGTATCATCTTAAGTGAGGGGCTGCACTATCTGTCCAACGATCAATGGTGGGCGATTGCGGGACCGATCGCTTTGTTGCTCATCCTTGTCTTGCTCTTGGAAGCGTCGAGCCAACTACTGCGTGGCCTCATGGCGCCTAAAACGAGGCATCAGTAAGGAGGATTGCGTGAAGGTATTGTCGGTTCGTGACCTTGAAGTGTCATTTCACCAGTACACGGGGTTTTTTGGGCGCAAGCATGTAACTGCACTACAAGGCGTTTCTCTTGATGTTGCGGCGGGGGAGATCGTTGCTGTTGTCGGTGAGTCCGGAGGCGGCAAGTCCTTGCTCGCCGATGCCATCCTCGATCTCCTCCCGGTAAATACGCACATCCACGGTGAGATAGAAGTGGATCACAAGCTGATGCGCTCCGTCCCCCAAGGCGTTGGCCATTTTGATCCCACGATGACCATTGGCGATTTCATCGCGCTGGATCGAGTCGACCCAGCGCGCCGGCTCGCGCGTTTTGGACTTTCCGAGGAAGTCCTCAACCGTTACCCGTCCGAGCTCTCGGGCGGAATGCTGCGTCGAGCCACTCTAGCCACCATCAATCCCAAGCTCACGCGCCTGCTCATCGCTGACGAACCCACCCCAGGCCTTGACCCAGAATCGGTGCAGCTGGTGCTCGACTTCTTCTGTGAGCTTCGCGACGAAGACTGCGGCGTCCTCTTCATTACCCACGACATGGTTGCAGCCAAAAAGGTCGCAGATCGGATCGCAGTGATGCGTGAAGGCCGCATCATCGACATCGTCGCGGGAGATCTCTCCGGACCACTACACGAATACTCCCGCGCCTTGTGGGACGCCCAGCCATCCAACCAATTCTGGGGAGCGTTGCCGTGAGCCTTGTTGCCGAAAACCTCTCATTCTCCTATGCGGACAATGATCTAATCCGAAATGTCCACCTTGAGCTGCAGCGCGGCGAGATTATTGGGCTGCACGGTTTCAGTGGCTCAGGCAAGACAACGTTGGCTAAGCTGCTGGCCGGATACCTACGGCCCGACCAAGGACGCGTGCTTGTCGACGACCAGCCCCTCCCTCGCAACGCCTATCGTCCGGTGCAATTGGTCCAGCAACACCCAGAACGCGCGATCGACCCGCACTGGCGTCTTGCCCAGGTGGTGAAAAACATTGCTCCCGAGACGCTGCAACGGATGGGCGTACGTGAAGAATGGCTTCAGCGTTTTCCTCTCGAAGTCTCGGGTGGGCAGTTGCAACGCGTGAATATTTCGCGCGCCCTCGATCCGCGTACCGAGTACCTCGTGGCGGACGAAATCACAACGATGATGGACGGGCTTTTGCAGGCCGACATCTGGCGCGGCCTTGTCGACGAGGTAAGGGCGCGAAATCTCGGGATGATGGTGATTTCTCACGACCATGATCTGTTGCGTCATGTGTGCGAGGCCGTTTTGCCGTTCGAGGAACTAGCGTCCTAGCTCTTTGCGCTTTTGGGCCGCAATACGTAAACGTTCTGTCCGCTCTTTCTTCTGAATTTCCGAGAGTTCGTCGAAAAGCTCCTCTTCGTCGTCATCGATGCCGAGGATTAATCGAGCACCCAAGGCCACCGCAGCCGCGGCAGGGAAGACTAACCAGAAATGCGACCAGCTGAACACGAAAAGACCGAGGAAAAACAGGATGGTGGTGACGATGCCAATGGCCGCGTCGATGGCCTTGAGCTTCTCACCTTTTTCCACCAAGCGATCTAGTTCCTGATCGGCTGCGAACGAGGAGCGAGTAGCAGGAACGTGAGCCTGAGGCAGATCGGCTTTTAACGCTTCCAGTTGGCTGCGGTGTGTTGCGACTACGGCTGCCTGAGTCCGTCGATCGAACTCGTTGACGTCGAGATATCCGGAAGCGAAGTGTTCGCTGAGATCGTCTAGGACCTGACTACGCTCTGCGTCACCGACGCGGATATCTGGTGCATCTGTCATGGCGTGCTCCTTTGACGTGGGGCCTACTTCTAAACTACAACGATTCGTAGAACGACGGCGTGTCTTCGAAAGCCCCCTCAGTATTCAGGATATGGCGAACAGCTGGTAGGGTGGTGGGGTCAATCCTGTTTGGTGCAACCCGTATTTTCGTACCAAACTACTGTCACGACCTTCTACCCCCAGCCAGATGGGTAGAAGCCAGGAGGCTTTGTGTCCGCCATTCTTCAGGTTTTTAAGGATCCCGATCTACGGAAGAAGATTCTGATCACGATTGCGTTGATCGTTCTTTACCGCATCGGTGCGCAGATCCCGACCCCGGGCGTTGATTATGCTCAGATTGCTGGTCGTTTGCAGCAACTGACCGACGAGAGCTCGAGTGTGTTCTCCGTGATCAACCTGTTCTCGGGTGGCGCCTTGCTGCAGTTGTCGATCTTCGCCATCGGCATCATGCCGTACATCACGTCTTCCATTATCGTTCAGCTGCTCACTGTGGTGATTCCAAAGTTTGAGGAGTTGAAGAAGGAAGGCCAGTCAGGCCAGACCAAAATGACGCAATACACGCGCTACCTCACAGTGGCGCTAGCACTGCTGCAGTCTGCCGGCATCGTGGCATTGGCCGACCGTGAACAGCTCCTTGGCCAAGGCGTTCCAGTCTTGGTGGAGGATCGCAACATCTTCACCCTTGTGATGATGGTTCTGGTGATGACTTCCGGTGCCGTACTAGTCATGTGGCTTGGCGAGATCATCACCGAAAAGGGTGTGGGCAACGGCATGTCCCTGCTGATTTTCGCAGGTATCGCCACCCGTATCCCAACCGACGGCATGAACGTACTCCAGCAGTCCGGTGGACTTATTTTCGCGCTGGTTGTCGCGGCAGTCATCGTCCTCGTCGTAGGCATCATCTTCATTGAACAGGGCCAGCGTCGCATCCCGGTGCAATACGCTAAGCGCATGGTTGGTCGTCGCCAGTACGGTGGCTCCTCGACCTACCTTCCACTGAAGGTGAACCAGGCCGGTGTTATTCCGGTCATCTTCGCGTCGTCTTTGATGTACGTACCTGTGCTGATCACCCAGATCATCTACTCCAGCCAACCTACTCCTCCGGATAACTGGTGGATGCGCAGCGTCATGAGCTGGCTGCAGACGCCGTCGTCCTGGCAGTACATCCTGACCTACTTCCTGCTGATTATCTTCTTCTCGTACTTCTATGTCTCGATTCAGTACGATCCGACCGATCAAGCAGATAACATGAAGAAGTACGGTGGCTTCATTCCAGGCATCCGCCCGGGACGTCCTACCGCGCAGTACTTGGGCTACGTCATGAACCGACTGCTGTTTGTCGGTGCTCTATACCTCGCACTCATCGCAGTGTTGCCAAACATTGCTTTGGACGCAGGCTTGGGCTCGCAGAGCACCATGTCGGCGTTCGGCGGTACTGCAATTCTGATTATGGTTTCCGTGGCTCTGACTACGGTGAAGCAAATTGAATCCCAGCTCCTCCAATCCAACTACGAAGGACTCTTGAAATAATGCGACTCGTACTCCTCGGCCCTCCCGGCGCTGGCAAGGGCACCCAGGCAGCAATTCTCTCCGAAAAGCTCGGTGTTCCGCACATCTCCACCGGCGACCTTTTCCGCGCAAACATTGGCGAAGGTACCCCCCTCGGCGTAGAGGCAAAGAGCTACATCGACGCTGGCAAGCTGGTTCCAACTGACGTCACCGCACGCATGGTTGAGTCCCGCCTCGCCGAGGACGACGCAGCAAACGGCTTCCTTCTGGACGGCTTCCCACGTACCGTGGAGCAGGCAGACATCCTCACCGAGCTGCTAGAGAAGAAGGGCACCGCACTCGACGGAGTTCTGAACTTCAACATTGACGAGGATGTAGTGGTACAGCGCATGCTCGCTCGTGGCCGTGCTGACGACAACGAGGAAACCATCCGCACCCGTCTGCAGGTTTACCGCGACGAGACCAAGCCACTCATCGACCACTACGGCGACCAGATCATCTCGATCGACGCTGAAGGTGAAGTTGAAGAGGTTAACCAGCGCGCGATGGACAAGCTGGGCAAGTAGCTCGCTTAACGACGAACACAACGGCCGGTACACAATTGGTACCGGCTTTTGTTGTTCACAAAGCTCTTCAAAGGGAAAGGGAAACCCGTGGTGTTTCGTAAGCGCAACAAGGTGATCGCTGCCAAGACTCCTAGCGAGCTCGACGCGATGGAAAAAGCAGGCCGTGTCGTCGGCATTGCCCTGCAGGAGGTCCGCGCCGCAGCCAAGCCCGGCGCCACGACCGCAGACTTAGACAAGGTAGCTGAAGATGTCATTCGCTCATTTGGCGCGATTCCGACATTCTTGGGATACAACGGTTTCACAGGCTCGATCTGTGCCTCGGTAAACGACACCGTTGTACACGGCATTCCTTCCGACGAGATTGTCCTGCGAGATGGCGACCTTGTCTCGATCGACTGTGGTGCAACTCTCGACGGCTGGGTCGGCGACTCCGCCTGGAGCTTCGGGGTAGGAGACCTTGCCGATGACGTGGACAAGCTCAACCGTGCAACCGAGCAGGTCTTGCTGGACGGCCTGCAGGCAATGGTTCCAGGAAATCGCTTGACCGACGTTTCCCATGCCCTCGAAGTGGCCACCCGAAAGGCCGAGCGTGACTTTGGCGTGCAGCTGGGCATCCTCGACGGTTATGGCGGACATGGCATCGGACGCACAATGCACGAAGACCCCTACCTTGCGAATGAGGGCAAAGGTGGGCGTGGACCGCTCATCCAAGAGGGCTCCTGCTTGGCCATCGAGCCGATGTTGATCCTCGGTGGGGAAGTGGACTCGGTAGTGCTTGACGACGACTGGACCGTGAAGACGCTCGACGGATCGCCAGCGGCACACTGGGAACACACGGTGGCAGCAACTTCACAGGGCCCCCGTATCCTTACCCCCAGGGAACCTCAAGGTTAATGAGGCAACCGTTTCCGGCCTATACTAAATCTTATGAATAGCTTTTCTCGTCGTTTCAGTGCCATTGTCCTTGCCCTGCTGACCTCAATTGGGCTGGTCGTCAGTCCGGCGCAAGCTTCTGCACAGGATCTCTCCAGCGCCATTCCGGGTGTAGACCTGACTGCGGTGGAGGAGCTTTACTCTGGCTCAGGCCTCCCAGCCCTCGAGGTCCCTAATCTTGGATCCTCGGACATGTCGTCCAACGCCGAAACCACAGCGTGGAATGCGCGCAACGCGCTCCATGTAAGCGTTGGCGTAGTAGACCAGATGAGCCCGCAGCTTACCCAGCAGATTCGTCGCGCAATCGACCAAGCATTGGAAGCTGCATTCCCAGGCATCATTGCACGCCATACGGCACCGGCACCGGCACCGGCACCGGCACCGGCACCAGCACCTGCACCGCGTCCAACCCCGGCATTCGATTACGGATCGTGCCCTCCACAGGCCAAGGCATGCGTTGACCTTGCTGGTCAGCGCTCCTGGCTACAGAACAACGGCCAGGTCTATTACGGTGCAGTACGTGTTTCCACCGGCCGCCCAGGCCAGGAAACCCCGCGCGGTACCTTCTACGTGAACCGCAAGGTGCGCGACGAGA
The Corynebacterium breve genome window above contains:
- the map gene encoding type I methionyl aminopeptidase; its protein translation is MVFRKRNKVIAAKTPSELDAMEKAGRVVGIALQEVRAAAKPGATTADLDKVAEDVIRSFGAIPTFLGYNGFTGSICASVNDTVVHGIPSDEIVLRDGDLVSIDCGATLDGWVGDSAWSFGVGDLADDVDKLNRATEQVLLDGLQAMVPGNRLTDVSHALEVATRKAERDFGVQLGILDGYGGHGIGRTMHEDPYLANEGKGGRGPLIQEGSCLAIEPMLILGGEVDSVVLDDDWTVKTLDGSPAAHWEHTVAATSQGPRILTPREPQG
- a CDS encoding L,D-transpeptidase — its product is MNSFSRRFSAIVLALLTSIGLVVSPAQASAQDLSSAIPGVDLTAVEELYSGSGLPALEVPNLGSSDMSSNAETTAWNARNALHVSVGVVDQMSPQLTQQIRRAIDQALEAAFPGIIARHTAPAPAPAPAPAPAPAPRPTPAFDYGSCPPQAKACVDLAGQRSWLQNNGQVYYGAVRVSTGRPGQETPRGTFYVNRKVRDEISHEFNNAPMPFATYFTYNGIAFHEGNPDYMSAGCVRMYRQDAQKYFNDLQIGDMVYVY